One genomic segment of Rhizobium sp. ZPR4 includes these proteins:
- a CDS encoding ParB/RepB/Spo0J family partition protein: MAQAIQKITLSAARDIPFNKLVLSQQNVRKIKAGISIEDLAEDIAHRGLLTSLNVRPELDGDGNETGIYRIPAGGRRYRALERLVAQKRLAKTAGVPCIVSKGETLEVEDSLAENVQRVSLHPLDQFRAFQTLREQGLGEEEIAARFFVSVATVRQRQRLASVSPRLLDLYAEDEMTLEQIMAFSITSDHVRQEQVWDTVSRSHSREPYYIRRLLTETAIRASDRRAVYVGIEAYEAAGGVTMRDLFDQDQGGWLQDPALLEQLVMEKLKADAEAIQVSEGWKWAEAAFDFPYGHTSGLRRFYGEQAEMTEEELARYDATRAEYDKLDAEYAEADEYSETTERKLEELGAELDRLNDRPYVFNLQEVARGGLFVSLGAGGELKIERGFVRPEDEPKEETDPSDNVVHDDGDHGSDRPVGGSVVGDTQPDDEDETIKPLPDRLVLDLTAARTIALRNALANDPVIAFIAVLHAFVLKIFYVYGSDSCLEVTLQSARFSQTPGLGDTVWAKEIDQRQEGWGQDLPKDPNDLWDFLITLDEVSRQALFAHCASLSVNAVIEPWNKRTRAIAHSEQLARSIGFDMVEAGWTPTADNYLGRVTKARILQAVREAKGDQAAELIGHLKKTDMAREAERLMTGCGWLPEPLRMTSDDGISESGATADDASLGSDEGETPSELSDLPAFLLDQPETPDDDASDTETGIDGEHLEAAE, translated from the coding sequence ATGGCACAAGCCATCCAGAAAATCACCCTCAGTGCAGCCCGGGATATCCCCTTCAACAAACTGGTGCTTAGCCAGCAGAACGTCCGCAAGATCAAGGCGGGCATCTCGATCGAGGATCTGGCGGAAGACATCGCCCATCGCGGACTGCTGACCAGCCTCAACGTCCGCCCTGAACTCGACGGCGATGGCAACGAGACCGGCATTTACCGCATCCCCGCCGGCGGGCGCCGCTATCGCGCACTTGAGCGCCTGGTGGCGCAGAAGCGTCTGGCCAAAACCGCCGGTGTTCCCTGCATCGTCAGCAAGGGCGAGACGCTCGAAGTCGAGGACTCGCTCGCCGAAAACGTCCAGCGCGTCAGCCTTCATCCGCTCGACCAGTTCCGCGCCTTCCAGACATTGCGCGAGCAGGGGCTTGGTGAGGAGGAGATCGCCGCGCGCTTCTTCGTTTCGGTTGCCACCGTCAGGCAGCGGCAGCGGCTGGCTTCCGTCTCACCGCGGCTTCTCGATCTTTATGCCGAGGACGAGATGACGCTCGAACAGATCATGGCCTTCTCGATCACCAGTGATCACGTCCGCCAGGAGCAGGTGTGGGATACGGTCTCCCGCTCCCATAGCCGGGAGCCTTACTACATCCGCCGACTGCTGACCGAGACCGCGATCCGCGCGAGCGACCGCCGCGCCGTCTATGTCGGCATCGAAGCTTATGAGGCGGCTGGCGGCGTGACGATGCGCGATCTGTTCGACCAGGATCAGGGCGGATGGTTGCAGGATCCGGCGCTGCTCGAGCAGCTCGTGATGGAAAAGCTCAAGGCCGACGCCGAGGCGATCCAGGTGAGCGAAGGCTGGAAATGGGCCGAAGCGGCCTTCGACTTCCCCTACGGCCACACGTCCGGTCTGCGCCGCTTCTACGGCGAGCAGGCGGAGATGACTGAAGAGGAACTGGCGCGCTACGATGCCACGCGTGCCGAATACGACAAGCTCGACGCGGAATATGCTGAAGCGGACGAGTACTCGGAGACGACCGAGCGGAAGCTGGAGGAGCTTGGTGCAGAGCTCGACCGGCTCAATGACCGGCCATACGTGTTCAATCTGCAGGAGGTCGCACGCGGTGGTCTCTTCGTCTCGCTTGGCGCCGGTGGCGAGCTTAAAATTGAACGAGGCTTCGTGCGACCGGAGGACGAACCGAAAGAAGAGACTGATCCCTCGGATAATGTCGTTCACGATGATGGCGATCATGGCAGTGATCGTCCGGTAGGCGGCTCCGTCGTCGGGGACACACAACCGGACGACGAGGACGAAACGATCAAACCGCTTCCCGATCGCCTTGTCCTTGATCTGACGGCGGCCCGCACAATCGCTTTGCGCAATGCGCTCGCGAACGATCCGGTTATTGCCTTCATCGCGGTTCTGCACGCCTTCGTCCTGAAGATCTTCTATGTCTACGGCTCGGATTCATGCCTGGAGGTAACGCTGCAAAGTGCCCGCTTCAGCCAGACGCCGGGCCTCGGCGATACGGTCTGGGCGAAGGAGATCGATCAGCGGCAGGAAGGCTGGGGCCAGGATCTCCCCAAGGATCCGAACGATCTTTGGGATTTCCTGATCACGCTCGACGAGGTCAGCCGCCAGGCGCTGTTTGCCCATTGCGCGTCGCTTTCGGTCAACGCGGTGATCGAACCCTGGAACAAGCGGACCCGGGCGATCGCCCATTCCGAGCAGCTGGCCCGCTCGATCGGCTTCGACATGGTGGAAGCCGGCTGGACGCCGACCGCCGACAACTATCTCGGCCGCGTCACCAAGGCGCGTATCCTGCAGGCCGTCCGAGAAGCCAAGGGCGACCAGGCGGCGGAACTGATCGGCCATCTCAAGAAGACCGACATGGCTCGCGAGGCCGAGCGGCTGATGACAGGCTGCGGCTGGTTACCGGAACCGCTTCGCATGACGAGTGACGACGGCATCAGCGAAAGCGGCGCTACCGCCGACGATGCCTCCCTCGGTTCCGATGAGGGTGAGACTCCGTCCGAACTCTCCGACCTGCCGGCCTTCCTGCTCGACCAGCCGGAAACACCGGACGATGACGCCAGCGATACCGAAACCGGGATCGACGGCGAGCATCTCGAAGCCGCCGAATAG
- a CDS encoding RES family NAD+ phosphorylase — MVASRFVSGLRAITLPAGHGLVRVHALNRGPVFFGPAPGSRPQNRFDAPDQEYRVLYAAEHLEGAFVETVLRRPVGRILRRASVEERGWSILRPSRPLALAKLFDDGLQFHQIDASEISVDNYAPSRALALALHAEFSDLDGLAYRSRYNNGEICYAIFDRIAPGEFDAGPVSPFADHKDTVDAMMELYGAVFDTSPPIPPI; from the coding sequence GTGGTTGCCTCGCGTTTTGTGTCTGGTCTGCGTGCCATCACGCTTCCGGCCGGCCACGGTCTTGTGCGCGTGCATGCGCTCAATCGGGGACCGGTCTTCTTTGGACCTGCTCCCGGGAGCCGCCCTCAGAACCGCTTCGATGCGCCAGACCAGGAGTATCGGGTTCTTTATGCCGCCGAACACCTGGAAGGCGCCTTTGTCGAGACCGTATTGCGCCGGCCGGTCGGTCGGATCTTACGGCGTGCCAGCGTCGAGGAGCGCGGCTGGAGTATTTTGCGCCCCTCGCGGCCTCTTGCCCTTGCCAAGCTGTTCGACGACGGCCTGCAATTTCACCAGATCGACGCCAGCGAAATCAGCGTTGATAATTATGCTCCCTCGCGGGCATTGGCGCTTGCACTCCATGCGGAGTTCAGCGATCTCGATGGTCTCGCATACCGGTCACGGTACAATAACGGCGAGATCTGCTACGCAATCTTCGACCGCATTGCGCCGGGCGAATTTGACGCGGGACCCGTCTCGCCGTTTGCCGACCACAAGGACACGGTCGATGCGATGATGGAGCTCTACGGCGCCGTCTTCGATACCAGTCCACCCATCCCGCCAATTTAG
- the repC gene encoding plasmid replication protein RepC: MDSGHVTTPFGRRSLSLGMLASQMASREIEPGISIDKWKLYRSLCEARPLLGINDRALAVMNALLSFYPHNELAEDNGLIVFPSNAQLSLRAHGMAEQTIRRHLAALIDAGLLVRKDSANGKRYARKGRGGQISEAFGFSLAPLLARACEIEQLAADVAAERLHLQHLRERLTVCRRDITKLIETAVEEGIDGDWQGSVATLKSALAKLPRIPSATQVEDVLTELGLIRDDVLNTLESQINAQKPGGNAHQDERQIHNSNTYSNFESEPGFEKKLGARPAQDGAPITEQGDEKQQLDRRRSRPAAESATADFRSFPLGLVLRACPQISDYAKGGVVSSWRDLMSAAVVVRTMLGVTPSAYQDACATMGPENAATVIACILERGGHINSAGGYLRDLTRRSERNEFSLGPMLMALVRANGAASGRLVA; encoded by the coding sequence ATGGATAGTGGACATGTGACGACGCCCTTCGGGCGGCGATCGTTGTCGCTTGGCATGCTCGCGAGTCAGATGGCGTCGCGCGAGATCGAGCCAGGTATTTCGATCGACAAGTGGAAGCTTTATCGCTCGCTCTGCGAGGCGAGGCCGTTGCTTGGTATCAATGACCGCGCACTGGCGGTAATGAACGCGCTTTTAAGTTTCTATCCCCATAATGAGCTGGCCGAAGACAATGGCCTGATCGTCTTTCCGTCCAATGCGCAACTGTCGCTCAGAGCCCACGGCATGGCCGAGCAGACGATCCGCAGGCATCTTGCCGCGCTGATCGACGCCGGTCTTTTGGTGCGGAAGGATAGCGCCAATGGCAAACGTTACGCTCGCAAGGGGCGCGGTGGCCAGATTTCCGAGGCATTCGGCTTTTCCTTGGCACCCTTGCTCGCGAGGGCTTGCGAAATCGAGCAGCTTGCTGCCGACGTCGCGGCCGAGCGGCTGCACCTGCAGCATCTGCGCGAGCGGCTGACGGTGTGTCGGCGCGATATCACCAAGCTGATTGAGACAGCGGTCGAAGAAGGGATTGACGGTGACTGGCAGGGCAGTGTCGCGACCTTGAAGTCTGCGCTGGCGAAGCTGCCGCGTATTCCAAGCGCCACGCAGGTCGAAGACGTGCTCACCGAGCTCGGCCTAATCCGCGACGATGTTCTCAACACGTTGGAATCGCAGATAAATGCACAAAAACCAGGCGGCAATGCCCATCAAGATGAGCGGCAAATACATAATTCAAATACCTATTCTAACTTTGAATCTGAACCTGGCTTCGAAAAGAAGCTGGGCGCGAGACCGGCACAAGACGGCGCGCCAATTACCGAGCAGGGAGATGAAAAGCAGCAATTGGACAGGCGGAGATCCAGACCAGCCGCGGAGAGCGCGACCGCTGACTTTAGATCATTTCCGTTGGGGCTAGTCCTCCGGGCCTGCCCGCAGATATCCGACTATGCGAAGGGCGGTGTTGTGTCGAGCTGGCGCGATTTGATGTCGGCCGCAGTGGTGGTTCGAACGATGCTCGGAGTCACCCCGTCGGCTTATCAGGACGCGTGCGCGACAATGGGGCCGGAAAACGCGGCTACGGTAATAGCCTGCATTCTCGAGAGGGGAGGGCACATCAACTCCGCAGGCGGGTATCTGCGCGACCTGACCAGACGATCCGAGCGCAACGAGTTCAGTCTTGGACCGATGTTAATGGCGCTCGTGCGTGCCAACGGTGCGGCGAGCGGGCGTCTCGTGGCATGA
- the repB gene encoding plasmid partitioning protein RepB, translating into MKKSILRRMAEEAENRAEAETDEPEMPVSARRHSSPVISNVGKALTHLSEDTILSLDPAKVERSPYQDRFDNDEEAEDELEALKQSIASEGQKIPVLVRPHPSKRDHYQLAYGHRRLNAIKSLMAEAERPEAVKIKAYIRELSDRQLIEEQAVENGIRENLTWIEQAMWAVQLKNAGLSHRAICPVLGLSEAAVSHLFRVTSIIPSDIIFAIGRAKAVGRPKWTTLADLLKDESKIDAVRAAIKGEGFRKADGVGRIGLAMSAAATGASSATGKPSETVDFTHAGRLFGRMKSSASGTTVAIPKAEDAFARWLAGRMPELLREYNLQGNASN; encoded by the coding sequence ATGAAAAAGAGCATTCTTCGTCGTATGGCCGAGGAGGCGGAAAACCGCGCGGAAGCCGAAACGGATGAGCCAGAGATGCCGGTGTCGGCTAGGCGTCATTCCTCACCAGTGATTTCGAATGTCGGAAAGGCGCTGACCCATCTCAGCGAGGATACCATTCTTTCACTTGACCCCGCCAAGGTCGAGCGTTCGCCATATCAGGACCGCTTCGACAATGACGAGGAGGCTGAAGACGAACTTGAGGCGCTGAAGCAGTCGATTGCTTCGGAAGGCCAGAAGATCCCAGTTCTTGTGCGGCCTCATCCCAGCAAGCGCGATCACTACCAACTGGCCTACGGGCATCGCCGTCTCAATGCAATCAAATCATTGATGGCCGAGGCAGAGCGGCCCGAGGCAGTCAAGATCAAGGCCTACATACGTGAGCTTTCCGATCGGCAGCTGATTGAGGAGCAGGCGGTTGAAAACGGCATCCGGGAGAATCTCACCTGGATCGAACAGGCGATGTGGGCGGTCCAGCTGAAAAATGCCGGATTGTCCCATCGGGCGATCTGCCCGGTCCTCGGCCTTTCCGAGGCCGCGGTGTCGCATCTCTTTCGCGTGACCTCCATCATCCCGAGCGACATCATTTTCGCGATCGGACGCGCCAAAGCCGTTGGCCGACCAAAGTGGACGACTTTGGCCGACCTCCTGAAGGACGAGTCAAAGATTGACGCGGTACGAGCAGCGATCAAGGGAGAGGGTTTTCGCAAGGCAGACGGCGTTGGCCGGATCGGCCTCGCCATGAGCGCAGCGGCGACCGGAGCGTCGTCAGCGACCGGAAAGCCAAGCGAGACCGTCGATTTTACCCATGCCGGAAGGCTTTTTGGCCGAATGAAGAGTTCCGCCAGCGGAACAACCGTCGCCATACCCAAGGCAGAAGACGCTTTCGCACGCTGGCTCGCTGGACGTATGCCGGAGCTGTTGCGTGAATATAATCTTCAGGGCAACGCTTCGAACTAG
- the repA gene encoding plasmid partitioning protein RepA gives MPQAASKNVRDTASKIDVYTAKLSAELRDMREAVYPPEARKTFAKTFSTMDLARLLAVPESTLRQLTIEGKGPVPERAENNRRTYTVGQVKELRSFLASLRPDEAEQLLPYRRTNEKLQVIATVNFKGGSSKTTTSIHLAHFLGLQGYRVLCIDLDPQASMTALFGLQPEFDLGENETAYAAIRYDNERRSFADIIRPTYFPGVDLVPGNLELMDFEFDTPTYLGSKSRDELGLFFERLGRAIASVGDNYDFVILDTPPSLGYSTLAALYAATALIVTVHPAMLDVASCNQFLIMISDLSDVLAQFGAKFEHDFFRFLLTRVNPNDGPQKYMAGVMRRLFGDDVLVAEALESTAIAGAAVAKKSLYELEAGEVGREALKRAVESADRVNFEILGLAHQVWGRST, from the coding sequence ATGCCCCAAGCAGCATCTAAAAACGTCAGAGATACAGCGTCAAAGATCGACGTTTATACCGCAAAGCTTTCGGCCGAGCTGCGCGACATGCGCGAAGCCGTCTATCCACCCGAAGCACGCAAGACTTTCGCCAAGACATTTTCGACCATGGACCTGGCCCGGCTCTTGGCGGTCCCGGAAAGCACGCTTAGACAGTTGACGATCGAAGGCAAAGGCCCGGTGCCGGAACGCGCTGAAAACAATCGGCGCACCTACACAGTCGGACAGGTCAAGGAGCTACGGTCATTCCTGGCGTCGCTTCGCCCCGACGAAGCCGAGCAACTGCTGCCCTATCGGCGCACGAACGAGAAGCTGCAGGTCATTGCGACCGTCAACTTCAAAGGCGGCAGCTCGAAGACTACAACATCCATCCACCTTGCCCATTTTCTGGGTCTTCAGGGATACCGGGTTTTATGCATCGATCTTGATCCGCAAGCATCGATGACCGCCCTCTTCGGTTTGCAGCCCGAATTCGATCTCGGCGAGAATGAGACTGCCTACGCGGCGATCCGCTACGACAACGAAAGGCGTTCGTTCGCCGACATCATCCGCCCCACTTATTTCCCGGGCGTTGATCTCGTCCCGGGAAATCTCGAACTCATGGATTTCGAGTTCGACACGCCGACCTATCTCGGCTCGAAGTCCCGGGACGAACTTGGCCTATTTTTCGAGCGCCTGGGAAGGGCCATTGCCAGCGTCGGCGACAACTACGATTTCGTCATTCTCGATACGCCGCCGTCACTTGGCTATTCTACGCTTGCCGCCCTTTACGCCGCCACTGCGCTAATCGTTACGGTCCATCCAGCGATGCTCGACGTGGCGTCCTGCAATCAGTTCCTCATCATGATTTCCGATCTTTCGGATGTCCTCGCGCAGTTCGGGGCCAAGTTCGAACATGATTTCTTCCGGTTTCTCCTCACCCGCGTAAACCCGAATGATGGGCCGCAGAAATATATGGCCGGCGTGATGCGGCGGCTGTTTGGCGACGATGTCCTTGTCGCTGAAGCACTCGAATCGACGGCAATTGCCGGCGCCGCGGTTGCAAAGAAAAGCCTCTACGAGCTCGAAGCAGGGGAGGTGGGCCGTGAAGCGCTAAAGCGCGCGGTCGAAAGTGCCGATCGCGTCAACTTCGAAATCCTTGGGTTAGCACACCAGGTCTGGGGGCGTAGCACATGA